The Phocoena sinus isolate mPhoSin1 chromosome 12, mPhoSin1.pri, whole genome shotgun sequence genome includes a window with the following:
- the AKIRIN2 gene encoding akirin-2, whose translation MACGATLKRTLDFDPLLSPASPKRRRCAPLSAPTSAAASPSSAAAATAASFSAAATSPQKYLRMEPSPFGDVSSRLTTEQILYNIKQEYKRMQKRRHLETSFQQTDPCCTSDAQPQAFLLSGPASPGTPSAASSPLKKEQPLFTLRQVGMICERLLKEREEKVREEYEEILNTKLAEQYDAFVKFTHDQIMRRYGEQPASYVS comes from the exons ATGGCGTGCGGAGCCACTCTGAAACGGACTCTGGATTTCGACCCGCTGCTGAGCCCGGCGTCCCCGAAGCGGAGGCGATGTGCGCCATTGTCGGCGCCCACCTCGGCTGCCGCGTCCCCGTCGTCGGCCGCCGCGGCCACCGCCGCCTCCTTCTCGGCCGCCGCCACCTCGCCGCAGAAGTATCTCCGAATGGAGCCATCTCCGTTCGGCGATGTCTCCTCCCGCCTCACCACAG aacaaATTCTGTACAACATAAAACAAGAGTATAAGCGCATGCAGAAGAGAAGACATTTAGAAACTAGTTTCCAACAGACAGATCCATGTTGTACTTCTGATGCACAACCACAGGCATTTCTCCTCAGCGGACCAGCTTCACCAG GGACTCCATCAGCAGCCTCCTCACCATTAAAAAAAGAGCAGCCCTTATTCACTCTACGGCAGGTTGGGATGATCTGTGAACGTTTATTGAAAGAGCGTGAAGAGAAAGTTCGAGAAGAGTATGAAGAAATATTGAACACAAAACTTGCAG AACAATATGACGCATTTGTGAAGTTCACGCATGATCAAATAATGCGACGATATGGAGAACAGCCTGCTAGTT atGTTTCATGA